The DNA window CCACTCAAGTATTACCAATTATTCAGGCTTTCTTTGATGGCCCCAAAGTTAAACCTTTACCATTAAAAGAAAACGATTATATCGCTAACGAGAAGCCATTTTTCAGTCACCCCCACAATATATACAGTGAGTTCAGAGCTGGCCACAAAGACAATGCTCTCCATAGAGGATTACTTCGCACATGGGATTTCGATGCATTAGGTGTTGCGCACGCTGAACAATCAATATGGGCAGAAATAGCCTTACGTGAAACACGAGTAGGACGTCAAGTGCGTAATGGCAGTGCTACTATGCAAGATTATATGCTTCGTTCTGTTAGCGAGATTTCAGAAGAGAACGTAACCGACGATGCTCGTGAGCTTTACGAGTTGCGTAGAAGCTTTAAAAGGCTAGATGAAGTTCTAGACAGCGAAGCTAAAGAGTGGAGTAAACCTGAACGAATCGACCGTGTACGAGCCCTGTTAGCGCCATTCTCAGAATTGCACAGCTTAGGTGTAGGCCACCGCGACATCGACCCTCATAATCTTTGGTATGCCGAAGATCAGAAAAGCATTGTTGTCACAGGATTTGGCTCCGCATCTATCGATGGACGAGATAACTTAGAAGAACTGCGTACAACGCTACAAAGTGCACCTTATCTTATCCCTGAAGATGCTTTTGAAGAGGCAGCCGAACCATACCGCCAAGACGTCTTTATGTTAGCTGTCATAGCCTATCGTATCTGTTTTTCAGGAGAATCACTATTAGTAGAAAATCAAGTACCAGAGTGGCGAATACCGCAAGAAGATCTATTTGGGGGGGGATCTCACACCTTGGTTTGAACAGGCTTTAAACCTAGAGCCAAGCAAACGATTCCCTCGTGCGGATATCATGTTAAATGAGTTCAATTCAGCAACACAGGAACAAATCCAAGGACATGATGAAGCAAACCAGATCCACCAAGAAATAGAAAATAGCGATTTTTTCCGAGGTGATATGAACGGTGTGGGTGTTGTGATGGAATTTCAGCCATTACCTGAGTTCGCAGCCAGCGTTTATCCAGCTCTTGCTGCGATAGCTAAAACTGGGTATATCGACTACCTCTCCAATCAAAATGAGCAGTTATTGCAGGTGAAACTCTGGGACGGAGTAACACTCAACACTCAACAGCCTGGAGTTAATCGTAGAATTCACGCATTTAAACAACGTATTGATAAGCTTCAACAACTAAACCTACCGACCCCCTCGGTCCATGCCTGTGGTTTATTAGGGCAAGGTGGGCTCTACTTAGTAAGTGAACATATTGAAGGTCAGCTCTGGTCGGAGTACATATCCTCACATGAGTTGAATCACGCACAGAGACTGAGCATTGCGGAGACATTAATACATACGGTACTCCGGTTCCATGAAAAGCAGCTACCACATGGGGACTTATGTCCTAATAAACTACTAGTTCAAGACGACGAACAGTTAGCTTTAACACTAACTGGATTACTAGAATATAGTGATGAATTGACTTCGAACAAGTGCTATCAACCCACGAACCCAGATGCTACAGATGCTTTTGGGCGAGATTGCTTTGCAATTTATAAAATAGTAGAGGAACTTTTCCATGAAAACATGCCTCTTGCTGTCGCAGAAGAAATTAGCCGAGCAAGTCAGTCACCTGATGGGATTCCAATTGCGTTAGATCCTTTACTACAATCCCTGACAGCTCCCGACCAACCCGAAACTGAAATCAACTCTAAGCCTCAAATAAATTTAGAGGATTCCATCTCAATACGCTGGCGCGGAGAAGCATGGCCAGCCGACTTAAAATTACTAGAACCAAATGATGGTGGATATCACTTCAATTGCAGTTGGTCTAATAACCCCCGCTTTACTAATGAATTACGCTGTTTTATTACAGGCCTTGGTGAGCAGTTATTAGTAGACCTTAACCCTGAGGATCGCTGTATATCAAGAATAAACTACAACACAGGTCTATCGATTGAAGAAACGATAAAGGCGGGGAAACACTCTCAAACTAAGATTGAATCACAATTATCAATTCAACAAGGGATACTTACTGAACGCAATGATTTCATAGAACTACTAATGTCCCTTGAGCCTGTAATCGACGCTATTATCGAAAGAGCAAATCCAAATCAAGAAATGGAAGAGCATGACTTTGATGTCAGTGATTCGCAACCAGTTGAACTATGGCAAGCACTTGCTGATACCGAAGGGGAATTACCGGCGTTTTTCAAGCTAGTTGTCACTACTTGCTTAATTATCAAGCAGCTTTTTTTTCTGGGTTCAGATGAACCTCTCCGATCGGCTCACAGTTCCTAATTTTCCCTGACCAGCGTTCTGGTCTTTTCTGACGATGTTCTATCAACACCTTTGCCCGATGCTCCAAGATCTGTTTGTCTTTTCCACTATGGCGCTCTGACGGTGTGACAAAGTTTAAGCGGCTATGTTTGTGTTCTGTGTTATACCAGACAACGAAGTCTGCTACCCAAGCTCGACATATGTCTAGACCACTAAAGCCTTTCGATGGCCAATTCGGCACGTATTTCAATGTGCGGAATAAGGATTCCACATACGGATTGTCATCGCTGACTCGTGGGCGACTGTAGGATGAGATAATGCCCAGCTCTTCCATCTTGGCTTTGAACATCAATGATTTCATTGGAGCGCCATTATCTGAATGCAAAACCAGAGACTGATTGAAGCATTGCTCTCGCATCAAGGTTCGTTGCAGTAACTGAGCGGCCAACTCTCCGCACTCTCGGTCATAGACGTCATACCCAACGATTTTTCGGCTATAAATATCTTCGATCATGTACAGATAATAATGCTGACCACGAACCCCAGACGGCATGTACGTAATATCCCAAGTGAAAACCTGATTCGGCCCTGTAGCGGTGTAACTTGTTGGTCTCGATGACTTTTTTCGACTACGTTGGCGACCTCGACGGTTAAGTTGACCTTCTGCTTTCAAAACCCGATAAAAACTCGATTCCGATGCGATATATTCACCTTTATCCAGTAAGGTTGGGACGATTTGACTCGGTGGTAGACTCGCGTATTCAGGCGCGTTACTGACTTCAACGATCAACTGTCTTTCTTGCTTTGAGAGCTTGTTTACTGGCTCTGGTCGTGTCGCTATCGGCCGTTGATCTTCCTGTATTTCACCGCTCTGATAGCAGCGACGGTAAGTCCGTAAATCGATCTCAGCTTCATGACAGGCACTCTCTAATCGACAGCCGTTTTGGC is part of the Vibrio zhugei genome and encodes:
- a CDS encoding NERD domain-containing protein kinase family protein; the encoded protein is MKYQIVGGAGLHRSETKTIDMMVQQLPDSWFGYAGLVVTDSQGSMEIDALIITADRLLLVELKEWNGTITYEGGKWFQNGKPRGKSPYQIKREHALRLKNLLQEELSRKLGYFLHVEAHVVLCGNAGPENLPTSERRFVHTRDEFLTIGKPKHYDNLVQTTNFAHLFEGEHKRPNSTQVLPIIQAFFDGPKVKPLPLKENDYIANEKPFFSHPHNIYSEFRAGHKDNALHRGLLRTWDFDALGVAHAEQSIWAEIALRETRVGRQVRNGSATMQDYMLRSVSEISEENVTDDARELYELRRSFKRLDEVLDSEAKEWSKPERIDRVRALLAPFSELHSLGVGHRDIDPHNLWYAEDQKSIVVTGFGSASIDGRDNLEELRTTLQSAPYLIPEDAFEEAAEPYRQDVFMLAVIAYRICFSGESLLVENQVPEWRIPQEDLFGGGSHTLV
- a CDS encoding IS3 family transposase (programmed frameshift), with the protein product MSRYPQERKDAILKKLLPPYSRSVAEVAKEEGISEATLYNWRNALRQSGAVVPDSNTSSDQWSAQTKLAVVAETFSMTEHELSQYCREKGLYPEQLKEWRSECMHGFMTQKEREAEAKKQAKADKHEIKELKKELRYKEKALAETTALLVLRKKLRAFLRGRARGRLTSTDERQSLVALIHEARQNGCRLESACHEAEIDLRTYRRCYQSGEIQEDQRPIATRPEPVNKLSKQERQLIVEVSNAPEYASLPPSQIVPTLLDKGEYIASESSFYRVLKAEGQLNRRGRQRSRKKSSRPTSYTATGPNQVFTWDITYMPSGVRGQHYYLYMIEDIYSRKIVGYDVYDRECGELAAQLLQRTLMREQCFNQSLVLHSDNGAPMKSLMFKAKMEELGIISSYSRPRVSDDNPYVESLFRTLKYVPNWPSKGFSGLDICRAWVADFVVWYNTEHKHSRLNFVTPSERHSGKDKQILEHRAKVLIEHRQKRPERWSGKIRNCEPIGEVHLNPEKKAA